The following are from one region of the Coffea eugenioides isolate CCC68of chromosome 2, Ceug_1.0, whole genome shotgun sequence genome:
- the LOC113760680 gene encoding probable membrane-associated kinase regulator 6, with the protein MESSSSPASLSIESFSHSWLMNLKPSSSESCLDYRSSCSTSFDASDEASFIEMDPKMPPSRRFSRVPKDFSFDFRNSPAPLTLADAEDLISADGFLMPLFGNRPVIMSDEGTHESSSSPAFIVSSLNDKEAVRSSSRVRCSSLRRCKRLSKRIFQKYMDFLRPLCQKLRGHRSGSSRVASISSSGGCENEGKNAEFYSPATSPRTSVAWSADNWRRSCDSESSIYEAVLHCKRTHHGK; encoded by the exons ATGGAAAGCAGCAGCAGCCCAGCATCACTCTCCATCGAGAGCTTTTCGCATAGTTGGCTAATGAACTTAAAGCCATCTTCGTCTGAAAGCTGCCTGGACTACAGGTCATCCTGCAGCACCTCCTTTGATGCCTCCGACGAAGCTTCCTTCATTGAGATGGACCCCAAAATGCCTCCCTCCAGGAGGTTCTCCCGGGTCCCAAAAGATTTCAGCTTCGATTTTCGCAACTCACCAGCCCCTCTAACGCTTGCCGATGCCGAGGACCTCATCTCGGCCGATGGATTCCTCATGCCACTTTTCGGCAACCGACCGGTGATCATGAGCGATGAAGGTACTCATGAATCCTCGTCGTCGCCGGCGTTCATTGTTTCTTCGCTGAATGATAAAGAAGCAGTGCGTTCTTCCAGCAGGGTTCGATGTTCGTCGTTGAGGAGGTGTAAGAGATTATCCAAGAGGATTTTTCAGAAGTATATGGACTTTCTTAGGCCGCTTTGCCAGAAACTAAGAGGGCACAGATCAGGTTCTTCCAGAGTTGCGAGCATTAGTTCATCAGGAGGGTGCGAAAATGAAGGGAAGAACGCGGAGTTTTATTCCCCTGCAACATCTCCCAGGACTAGTGTTGCATGGTCCGCTGACAACTGGCGTAGATCTTGTGATTCTGAGAGCTCCATTTACGAGGCAGTCCTCCATTGCAAACGAACTCACCATG GCAAATGA
- the LOC113760675 gene encoding calmodulin-interacting protein 111 isoform X1 — protein MEQKKHILLSAIGVGVGVGLGLVSGQTVSRWSGINNYCDNNGWATAAPDGITGDQIQLELLRLIIPGKDSQVSFDDFPYYLSERTRVLLTSAAYVHLRHLDAIKHTRNLSPASRAILLSGPAELYQQMLAKALAHHFDAKLLLLDITDFSLKMQSKYGTAKREPSFKRSISELTLEKMSSLLGSFSIIANSEDNRGTLARQSSGFDSKLRHTEGVNHSLKHRRNSSVSSDMSSISSQSSSSNSAPPKRITSWCFDEKIFLQSLHKVLVSVSKSSCIILYIRDVERLLLQSSRLYKLFDRMLKKLTGSIVVLGSRMLDPEDDCGDVDERISLLFPYDIEIRPPEDETHLVSWKAQLEEDMKKIQIQDNKNHISEVLEANDLVCDDLGSICQADTVILSNYIEEIVVSAISYHLMNNKDPEYRNGKLLISSKSLSHGMSIFQEGKGGKDTIKLEASAESSKGPEGEENVGLKSEPNPTSENKTETEKSVPKKDGENPPAPKAPDVPPDNEFEKRIRPEVIPANEIGVTFADIGALDEIKESLQELVMLPLRRPDLFQGGLLKPCRGILLFGPPGTGKTMLAKAIANEAGASFINVSMSTITSKWFGEDEKNVRALFTLAAKVSPTIIFVDEVDSMLGQRTRVGEHEAMRKIKNEFMSHWDGLLTKPGERILVLAATNRPFDLDEAIIRRFERRIMVGLPSVESREMILRTLLSKEKVEDLDFKELAAMTEGYSGSDLKNLCITAAYRPVRELIQQERKKDMEKKQKAEEGQSSEDADEGNEEAKEESVIALRPLNMEDIRQAKNQVAASFASEGSIMAELKQWNDLYGEGGSRKKQQLSYFL, from the exons ATGGAACAGAAGAAGCACATATTATTATCGGCAATAGGGGTGGGGGTAGGTGTGGGGCTTGGTTTGGTGTCAGGACAAACTGTTAGCAGATGGAGTGGGATCAATAATTACTGTGACAATAATGGTTGGGCCACGGCGGCGCCCGATGGCATTACCGGCGACCAAATTCAGCTCGAGCTTCTCAGGCTCATTATTCCCGGCAAAGACTCCCAAGTCTCCTTTGATGACTTCCCTTATTACCTCAG TGAACGTACACGGGTGTTACTCACAAGTGCAGCCTATGTTCATCTAAGGCACTTAGATGCGATTAAGCATACCAGAAATCTTTCTCCTGCTAGTAGGGCCATATTACTTTCTGGACCTGCTG AACTATACCAGCAAATGCTTGCCAAGGCCCTGGCTCATCACTTTGATGCGAAGTTGCTTCTGCTGGATATTACTGATTTTTCTTTGAAG ATGCAGAGCAAGTACGGTACTGCAAAAAGAGAACCG TCGTTCAAGAGGTCAATCTCAGAGTTGACATTGGAAAAGATGTCCAGTTTGCTTGGTTCCTTCTCAATCATTGCAAATAGTGAGGATAATCGAG GTACATTAGCTAGGCAAAGCAGTGGCTTCGACAGTAAATTAAG GCACACAGAAGGAGTAAACCATTCTCTAAAGCATCGCAGAAATTCCTCTGTCTCTTCAGATATGAGTAGCATTAGCTCCCAGTCATCATCTTCAAATTCAG CTCCTCCCAAGCGCATCACCAGCTGGTGTTTTGATGAAAAGATTTTCTTACAGTCACTGCACAAG GTCTTGGTTTCAGTCTCTAAAAGTAGCTGCATCATTCTATACATCAGGGATGTAGAAAGGCTTCTTCTCCAGTCCTCCAGATTATACAAATTGTTTGACAGAATGTTAAAGAAATTAACAGGATCAATCGTGGTACTTGGTTCCCGCATGTTGGATCCTGAAGATGATTGTGGTGACGTGGATGAGAGAATCAGTCTTTTATTTCCCTATGATATTGAGATTAGACCTCCTGAAGACGAGACTCATCTTGTGAGCTGGAAAGCTCAATTGGAGGAGGACATGAAAAAAATCCAGATTCAGGAtaataaaaatcatatttctgAGGTACTTGAAGCAAATGATCTTGTGTGTGATGATCTAGGATCAATCTGCCAAGCAGATACAGTGATTCTAAGTAATTATATAGAGGAAATTGTGGTTTCTGCAATATCTTATCATCTGATGAATAACAAGGATCCAGAATATCGCAATGGGAAGCTTCTTATATCATCTAAGAG TTTGTCCCATGGCATGAGTATCTTCCAGGAGGGAAAAGGTGGTAAAGACACTATCAAGCTGGAGGCAAGCGCTGAATCTTCCAAG GGTCCTGAAGGGGAGGAGAATGTTGGCTTGAAGTCTGAACCAAACCCCACATCCGAAAACAAAACTGAGACTGAAAAATCAGTTCCAAAGAAGGATGGTGAAAATCCACCTGCACCGAAAGCTCCT GATGTGCCTCCAGACAATGAATTTGAGAAACGTATAAGGCCTGAGGTTATTCCTGCAAACGAGATTGGCGTGACATTTGCAGACATTGGTGCTCTGGATGAGATTAAAGAATCACTTCAAGAGCTTGTGATGCTTCCTCTCCGAAGACCAGACCTCTTCCAAGGGGGTCTTCTAAAGCCTTGTAGAGGCATATTGCTCTTTGGGCCTCCTGGTACTGGAAAGACAATGCTGGCAAAGGCCATTGCGAATGAAGCTGGAGCAAGTTTCATAAATGTATCAATGTCAACAATTACTTCAAAATGGTTTGGTGAAGACGAAAAAAATGTCAGAGCTCTTTTCACACTTGCAGCAAAGGTTTCTCCTACCATCATTTTTGTGGATGAGGTTGATAGCATGCTTGGCCAGAGAACCAGAGTTGGGGAACATGAGGCTATGCGGAAGATTAAGAATGAGTTCATGAGCCATTGGGATGGCCTATTGACTAAGCCTGGTGAAAGAATTCTTGTTCTGGCAGCAACTAACAGGCCATTTGATCTTGATGAAGCAATAATTAGGCGGTTTGAACGCAG GATCATGGTTGGTCTTCCTTCTGTGGAGAGCAGAGAAATGATCTTGAGAACTCTTCTGTCAAAGGAGAAGGTAGAAGACCTAGATTTTAAGGAGCTTGCAGCCATGACTGAAGGATATAGCGGAAGTGATCTCAAG AATTTGTGCATTACTGCGGCTTATCGACCAGTGAGAGAGCTGATTCAACAGGAGAGAAAGAAGGATATG GAGAAAAAACAGAAAGCTGAAGAAGGGCAGAGCTCTGAAGATGCTGATGAAGGAAATGaggaagcaaaagaagaaagcGTTATTGCTCTGAGGCCCTTAAACATGGAAGACATAAGACAGGCCAAGAATCAG GTGGCTGCCAGTTTTGCTTCCGAGGGTTCTATCATGGCTGAGCTGAAGCAATGGAATGATCTATATGGTGAAGGAGGTTCAAGGAAGAAGCAACAGTTGTCTTACTTCCTTTAG
- the LOC113760677 gene encoding uncharacterized protein LOC113760677 isoform X2: MSASLLAYHPSSVNRIPNSTLVRARVRVGVVKVRKQVFTFNPISSFVDSLAGRSPSSNRWRIFCLRHEGSPSEFFKPEAGENNFSQEVPAFDQPNNVNGISDLRKARDAFFRAEPWVVPWTAKTVIQVMLLWVSSFWLVGSWIVPFLAYALGFRKESLTYRGQALYSLLTDVAEGLTGIAILHRCLARFHPLSPDWFRFSFRGKWQIDVGLGCLMFPLVNQLSQVNLNLFPLLPSSPVTVSNVEQSIVARDPIAMTLYAIVVAVCAPIWEEVVFRGFLLPSLTKYMPVWSSILVSSVAFALAHFNVQRMLPLIFLGIVMGVVFARTRNLFASILLHSLWNAFVFLDLLK, from the exons ATGTCAGCCTCTCTCCTCGCGTACCATCCTTCCTCCGTTAACAGAATCCccaattcaacacttgttaggGCTAGGGTTAGGGTTGGGGTTGTCAAGGTCCGAAAACAGGTTTTCACTTTCAATCCAATCTCATCATTCGTTGATTCTCTCGCCGGCAGGTCTCCTTCCAGCAAT AGGTGGAGAATTTTTTGCCTTAGGCATGAAGGCTCCCCTTCAGAGTTTTTCAAGCCTGAGGCTGGAGAGAATAACTTCTCCCAGGAAGTTCCCGCTTTCGATCAACCAAATAACGTGAATGGGATTTCAGATTTAAGGAAG GCCAGAGATGCGTTTTTTAGGGCAGAGCCTTGGGTAGTGCCATGGACAGCTAAGACTGTTATACAG GTTATGCTCCTGTGGGTTTCTTCATTCTGGTTGGTAGGATCCTGGATTGTTCCTTTCCTGGCATATGCTTTGGGTTTCAGAAAGGAGTCATTGACGTACAGAGGGCAGGCCTTATACAGCCTTTTGACAGATGTTGCTGAAGGCCTTACTGGCATTGCAATCCTCCATCGCTGCCTTGCAAGGTTCCACCCACTTTCACCCGACTGGTTCAGGTTTAGTTTCCGAGGAAAGTGGCAAATTGATGTTGGCTTGGGCTGTCTTATGTTTCCCCTTGTTAATCAGCTGTCACAGGTCAACTTAAATTTATTTCCGTTGCTTCCCTCTTCACCTGTCACAGTCTCAAATGTTGAGCAATCTATTGTTGCAAGGGATCCAATAGCAATGACCCTGTATGCGATAGTTGTTGCAGTTTGTGCCCCCATATGGGAGGAGGTTGTCTTCAGGGGATTTCTGCTCCCTTCCTTAACTAAGTACATGCCTGTATGGTCCTCAATTTTGGTGAGTTCAGTAGCTTTTGCCTTGGCACATTTCAATGTGCAGAGAATGCTTCCACTTATATTCCTGGGAATAGTAATGGGTGTCGTTTTTGCACGAACAAGAAACTTGTTTGCATCGATCCTCTTGCATAGCCTTTGGAATGCCTTTGTATTTCTAGATCTTTTAAAGTAA
- the LOC113760675 gene encoding spastin isoform X2 produces MLAKALAHHFDAKLLLLDITDFSLKMQSKYGTAKREPSFKRSISELTLEKMSSLLGSFSIIANSEDNRGTLARQSSGFDSKLRHTEGVNHSLKHRRNSSVSSDMSSISSQSSSSNSAPPKRITSWCFDEKIFLQSLHKVLVSVSKSSCIILYIRDVERLLLQSSRLYKLFDRMLKKLTGSIVVLGSRMLDPEDDCGDVDERISLLFPYDIEIRPPEDETHLVSWKAQLEEDMKKIQIQDNKNHISEVLEANDLVCDDLGSICQADTVILSNYIEEIVVSAISYHLMNNKDPEYRNGKLLISSKSLSHGMSIFQEGKGGKDTIKLEASAESSKGPEGEENVGLKSEPNPTSENKTETEKSVPKKDGENPPAPKAPDVPPDNEFEKRIRPEVIPANEIGVTFADIGALDEIKESLQELVMLPLRRPDLFQGGLLKPCRGILLFGPPGTGKTMLAKAIANEAGASFINVSMSTITSKWFGEDEKNVRALFTLAAKVSPTIIFVDEVDSMLGQRTRVGEHEAMRKIKNEFMSHWDGLLTKPGERILVLAATNRPFDLDEAIIRRFERRIMVGLPSVESREMILRTLLSKEKVEDLDFKELAAMTEGYSGSDLKNLCITAAYRPVRELIQQERKKDMEKKQKAEEGQSSEDADEGNEEAKEESVIALRPLNMEDIRQAKNQVAASFASEGSIMAELKQWNDLYGEGGSRKKQQLSYFL; encoded by the exons ATGCTTGCCAAGGCCCTGGCTCATCACTTTGATGCGAAGTTGCTTCTGCTGGATATTACTGATTTTTCTTTGAAG ATGCAGAGCAAGTACGGTACTGCAAAAAGAGAACCG TCGTTCAAGAGGTCAATCTCAGAGTTGACATTGGAAAAGATGTCCAGTTTGCTTGGTTCCTTCTCAATCATTGCAAATAGTGAGGATAATCGAG GTACATTAGCTAGGCAAAGCAGTGGCTTCGACAGTAAATTAAG GCACACAGAAGGAGTAAACCATTCTCTAAAGCATCGCAGAAATTCCTCTGTCTCTTCAGATATGAGTAGCATTAGCTCCCAGTCATCATCTTCAAATTCAG CTCCTCCCAAGCGCATCACCAGCTGGTGTTTTGATGAAAAGATTTTCTTACAGTCACTGCACAAG GTCTTGGTTTCAGTCTCTAAAAGTAGCTGCATCATTCTATACATCAGGGATGTAGAAAGGCTTCTTCTCCAGTCCTCCAGATTATACAAATTGTTTGACAGAATGTTAAAGAAATTAACAGGATCAATCGTGGTACTTGGTTCCCGCATGTTGGATCCTGAAGATGATTGTGGTGACGTGGATGAGAGAATCAGTCTTTTATTTCCCTATGATATTGAGATTAGACCTCCTGAAGACGAGACTCATCTTGTGAGCTGGAAAGCTCAATTGGAGGAGGACATGAAAAAAATCCAGATTCAGGAtaataaaaatcatatttctgAGGTACTTGAAGCAAATGATCTTGTGTGTGATGATCTAGGATCAATCTGCCAAGCAGATACAGTGATTCTAAGTAATTATATAGAGGAAATTGTGGTTTCTGCAATATCTTATCATCTGATGAATAACAAGGATCCAGAATATCGCAATGGGAAGCTTCTTATATCATCTAAGAG TTTGTCCCATGGCATGAGTATCTTCCAGGAGGGAAAAGGTGGTAAAGACACTATCAAGCTGGAGGCAAGCGCTGAATCTTCCAAG GGTCCTGAAGGGGAGGAGAATGTTGGCTTGAAGTCTGAACCAAACCCCACATCCGAAAACAAAACTGAGACTGAAAAATCAGTTCCAAAGAAGGATGGTGAAAATCCACCTGCACCGAAAGCTCCT GATGTGCCTCCAGACAATGAATTTGAGAAACGTATAAGGCCTGAGGTTATTCCTGCAAACGAGATTGGCGTGACATTTGCAGACATTGGTGCTCTGGATGAGATTAAAGAATCACTTCAAGAGCTTGTGATGCTTCCTCTCCGAAGACCAGACCTCTTCCAAGGGGGTCTTCTAAAGCCTTGTAGAGGCATATTGCTCTTTGGGCCTCCTGGTACTGGAAAGACAATGCTGGCAAAGGCCATTGCGAATGAAGCTGGAGCAAGTTTCATAAATGTATCAATGTCAACAATTACTTCAAAATGGTTTGGTGAAGACGAAAAAAATGTCAGAGCTCTTTTCACACTTGCAGCAAAGGTTTCTCCTACCATCATTTTTGTGGATGAGGTTGATAGCATGCTTGGCCAGAGAACCAGAGTTGGGGAACATGAGGCTATGCGGAAGATTAAGAATGAGTTCATGAGCCATTGGGATGGCCTATTGACTAAGCCTGGTGAAAGAATTCTTGTTCTGGCAGCAACTAACAGGCCATTTGATCTTGATGAAGCAATAATTAGGCGGTTTGAACGCAG GATCATGGTTGGTCTTCCTTCTGTGGAGAGCAGAGAAATGATCTTGAGAACTCTTCTGTCAAAGGAGAAGGTAGAAGACCTAGATTTTAAGGAGCTTGCAGCCATGACTGAAGGATATAGCGGAAGTGATCTCAAG AATTTGTGCATTACTGCGGCTTATCGACCAGTGAGAGAGCTGATTCAACAGGAGAGAAAGAAGGATATG GAGAAAAAACAGAAAGCTGAAGAAGGGCAGAGCTCTGAAGATGCTGATGAAGGAAATGaggaagcaaaagaagaaagcGTTATTGCTCTGAGGCCCTTAAACATGGAAGACATAAGACAGGCCAAGAATCAG GTGGCTGCCAGTTTTGCTTCCGAGGGTTCTATCATGGCTGAGCTGAAGCAATGGAATGATCTATATGGTGAAGGAGGTTCAAGGAAGAAGCAACAGTTGTCTTACTTCCTTTAG
- the LOC113760678 gene encoding F-box protein At5g52880 codes for MGCPKERYEELKLHESLTNQSCSRYPLACKELAFILRKAYSKAPKNLQSLLFQDTLDAFRLLPQVQSQNAISAANLLLQNAESTLPKQKKVLAVTEFKHAIVSSKRRNKAQQEEEGPCQFPEDILIHVFSYLDLQSLVSAAMVCRSWSSAACDNHLWESLYVNFFGGSDKYTDTVTGSDICIRENFKRVYQEVSSKKVAPYRGYCWHCSSIVWLTDTRCYNTHIGRDCTNPKVIPVSMAQIVDYVLYDSLPSESSSDSSDTDIDDLCVLKMWAYAK; via the exons ATGGGATGTCCAAAAGAAAGATATGAAGAGCTTAAGCTACACGAGTCCTTAACAAATCAAAGCTGCTCTCGTTACCCATTGGCCTGCAAGGAGCTGGCATTTATCCTCAGAAAAGCCTACTCTAAAGCCCCAAAAAATCTGCAATCTTTGCTCTTCCAGGACACCCTCGATGCCTTCCGCCTCCTCCCACA GGTACAGTCGCAAAATGCCATCTCAGCAGCTAATCTCCTCCTCCAGAATGCCGAGTCTACTcttccaaaacaaaagaaggtGTTGGCAGTCACAGAATTCAAACATGCCATCGTATCTTCTAAGAGGCGTAATAAAGCCCAACAAGAGGAAGAAG GCCCATGCCAGTTTCCTGAAGATATCCTTATACATGTCTTCAGTTACTTAGATTTGCAGTCTTTAGTTTCAGCTGCAATGGTCTGCAG GTCATGGAGTTCTGCAGCATGTGACAACCATCTATGGGAGTCACTGTATGTCAACTTCTTTGGTGGTTCTGATAAATACACTGATACGGTAACTGGAAGTGACATCTGTATCAGAGAAAACTTCAAGAGAGTGTATCAAG AAGTATCGTCGAAGAAAGTTGCACCATACAGGGGCTACTGTTGGCACTGTAGTTCAATAGTGTGGCTCACCGACACTAGATGTTATAATACACATATTGGACGAGATTGCACAAATCCCAAAGTTATTCCAGTTTCAATGGCTCAG ATTGTTGACTACGTATTGTACGATTCTCTTCCATCAGAGTCTTCTTCAGACAGTAGTGATACTGATATAGATGACCTGTGTGTTCTTAAGATGTGGGCGTATGCCAAGTAA
- the LOC113760677 gene encoding uncharacterized protein LOC113760677 isoform X1 — protein MSASLLAYHPSSVNRIPNSTLVRARVRVGVVKVRKQVFTFNPISSFVDSLAGRSPSSNRWRIFCLRHEGSPSEFFKPEAGENNFSQEVPAFDQPNNVNGISDLRKVGIINQARDAFFRAEPWVVPWTAKTVIQVMLLWVSSFWLVGSWIVPFLAYALGFRKESLTYRGQALYSLLTDVAEGLTGIAILHRCLARFHPLSPDWFRFSFRGKWQIDVGLGCLMFPLVNQLSQVNLNLFPLLPSSPVTVSNVEQSIVARDPIAMTLYAIVVAVCAPIWEEVVFRGFLLPSLTKYMPVWSSILVSSVAFALAHFNVQRMLPLIFLGIVMGVVFARTRNLFASILLHSLWNAFVFLDLLK, from the exons ATGTCAGCCTCTCTCCTCGCGTACCATCCTTCCTCCGTTAACAGAATCCccaattcaacacttgttaggGCTAGGGTTAGGGTTGGGGTTGTCAAGGTCCGAAAACAGGTTTTCACTTTCAATCCAATCTCATCATTCGTTGATTCTCTCGCCGGCAGGTCTCCTTCCAGCAAT AGGTGGAGAATTTTTTGCCTTAGGCATGAAGGCTCCCCTTCAGAGTTTTTCAAGCCTGAGGCTGGAGAGAATAACTTCTCCCAGGAAGTTCCCGCTTTCGATCAACCAAATAACGTGAATGGGATTTCAGATTTAAGGAAGGTTGGCATCATCAACCAA GCCAGAGATGCGTTTTTTAGGGCAGAGCCTTGGGTAGTGCCATGGACAGCTAAGACTGTTATACAG GTTATGCTCCTGTGGGTTTCTTCATTCTGGTTGGTAGGATCCTGGATTGTTCCTTTCCTGGCATATGCTTTGGGTTTCAGAAAGGAGTCATTGACGTACAGAGGGCAGGCCTTATACAGCCTTTTGACAGATGTTGCTGAAGGCCTTACTGGCATTGCAATCCTCCATCGCTGCCTTGCAAGGTTCCACCCACTTTCACCCGACTGGTTCAGGTTTAGTTTCCGAGGAAAGTGGCAAATTGATGTTGGCTTGGGCTGTCTTATGTTTCCCCTTGTTAATCAGCTGTCACAGGTCAACTTAAATTTATTTCCGTTGCTTCCCTCTTCACCTGTCACAGTCTCAAATGTTGAGCAATCTATTGTTGCAAGGGATCCAATAGCAATGACCCTGTATGCGATAGTTGTTGCAGTTTGTGCCCCCATATGGGAGGAGGTTGTCTTCAGGGGATTTCTGCTCCCTTCCTTAACTAAGTACATGCCTGTATGGTCCTCAATTTTGGTGAGTTCAGTAGCTTTTGCCTTGGCACATTTCAATGTGCAGAGAATGCTTCCACTTATATTCCTGGGAATAGTAATGGGTGTCGTTTTTGCACGAACAAGAAACTTGTTTGCATCGATCCTCTTGCATAGCCTTTGGAATGCCTTTGTATTTCTAGATCTTTTAAAGTAA
- the LOC113760674 gene encoding G-type lectin S-receptor-like serine/threonine-protein kinase At5g24080, whose amino-acid sequence MSENGNFILYSRNLTVVWQSFSHPSDTLLPGQPLSVSLELTSSISPAYGGFYTLKMLQQPTSLNLALTYNLPEYGFMPELYANYSYWSGPDISNVTGNVVAILDEAGSFGIMYDSSSDGAVYVHKNDGDNGGLSLATNQTDRPSVLRRLTLEMNGNLRLYRWDNDVNGSRQWVSEWAAVSNPCDIAGICGNGICNLDRSKTNASCTCLPGSNAGNDGYCWANSSLTGKCGRHHENLTSQFKISTLQQTNYYFYGSSVIANYSDIGTVSKCGDACLSDCDCVASVYGLNEEKPYCWVLRSLEFGGFEDPGSTLFVKVQSNGSSESTKDSSSDGSEISKKKILVLPIVLSMMVLIVLLVCLLYISVHRKRALKRALDNSFIFSGAPIKFSYKELQYSTNNFSTLIGTGGFGSVYKGTLSDGTLIAVKKLDRILPHGEKEFVTEVNTISSMHHMNLVRLCGYCSEALQRLLVYEFMKNGSLDKWIFPSNNCQDRPLDWSTRFHIALGTAQGIAYFHEQCRDRIIHCDIKPENILLDENFCPKVSDFGLAKMMGREHSQVVTMIRGTRGYLAPEWVSNRPITVRADVYSYGMLLLEIIGGRRNLDMTFDAEDFFFPGWAFKELTSGSAMKVADRRMEGRVEEGELIRALKTAFWCIQDEVSTRPFMGEVVKMLEGTVDINTPPMPQTVLELIEEGLDHVYKAMKREFNQFSSFTITSHPSSRATCSYSTMSPR is encoded by the exons ATGTCAGAAAACGGCAATTTCATTCTATACAGCAGGAACCTAACTGTTGTTTGGCAAAGTTTTTCACACCCTTCTGATACACTTCTACCAGGCCAACCCTTATCAGTCTCTCTCGAATTAACATCTTCAATATCACCTGCATATGGTGGTTTTTATACACTGAAAATGTTACAGCAGCCCACTTCACTAAACCTCGCTTTGACATATAACTTGCCTGAGTATGGTTTTATGCCTGAACTTTATGCCAATTACTCCTACTGGTCAGGACCTGACATATCCAATGTGACCGGCAATGTAGTTGCAATTTTGGATGAAGCAGGAAGTTTTGGAATCATGTATGATTCGTCCTCTGATGGAGCCGTCTATGTCCACAAGAATGATGGTGATAATGGAGGCTTATCCTTGGCCACAAACCAGACAGACAGGCCATCTGTTCTTAGGCGATTGACGCTTGAGATGAATGGCAATTTACGGCTTTATCGATGGGACAATGATGTTAATGGCTCACGGCAATGGGTCTCAGAATGGGCTGCCGTCTCTAATCCATGTGATATTGCTGGTATTTGCGGGAATGGGATATGTAATTTAGACAGGAGTAAGACGAATGCATCCTGCACATGCTTGCCAGGTTCCAATGCTGGCAATGACGGATACTGCTGGGCAAATTCATCTCTGACTGGGAAATGCGGCCGTCATCATGAGAATCTTACATCCCAGTTTAAGATTTCAACACTTCAACAAACTAATTACTATTTCTATGGTTCATCAGTTATAGCAAATTATAGTGATATAGGGACTGTATCAAAGTGTGGTGATGCTTGTCTATCTGATTGTGACTGTGTTGCTTCTGTTTACGGGCTCAATGAGGAAAAACCTTACTGTTGGGTTCTGAGGAGCCTGGAGTTTGGTGGCTTTGAGGATCCAGGCTCGACCTTGTTCGTGAAGGTTCAGTCGAATGGCTCATCTGAAAGCACAAAAGATTCATCTTCAGATGGGTCTGAGATATCAAAGAAGAAGATTCTGGTGCTTCCAATTGTCCTTAGCATGATGGTCCTGATTGTGCTGCTCGTTTGCTTGCTATACATCAGTGTTCATAGAAAGAGAGCCTTAAAGAGAGCCCTTGACAACTCTTTTATTTTCTCTGGAGCTCCAATTAAATTCAGCTACAAGGAATTGCAGTACAGCACCAATAACTTTTCCACCTTGATTGGAACAG GTGGATTTGGCAGCGTATACAAGGGAACCCTAAGTGATGGAACGCTGATTGCAGTCAAGAAGCTTGACAGGATTCTGCCACATGGGGAGAAAGAATTCGTTACAGAGGTGAATACCATAAGTTCCATGCATCACATGAACTTGGTTCGTCTCTGCGGATACTGCTCGGAGGCGTTGCAAAG GCTCTTGGTTTATGAATTCATGAAAAATGGGTCGTTGGACAAATGGATATTTCCCTCCAACAATTGCCAAGACAGGCCACTCGATTGGTCAACGCGCTTTCATATAGCTCTCGGCACCGCCCAGGGAATTGCCTACTTTCACGAGCAATGCCGGGATAGGATAATTCATTGTGACATCAAGCCGGAAAATATCCTGTTGGATGAAAATTTTTGTCCGAAAGTGTCTGATTTTGGACTAGCAAAAATGATGGGGAGAGAGCACTCACAGGTGGTCACCATGATCAGAGGAACCAGAGGCTATCTAGCCCCTGAATGGGTCAGCAATAGGCCCATAACCGTAAGGGCCGATGTTTACAGTTATGGGATGCTTCTTCTGGAGATCATTGGGGGGCGGAGAAATCTTGATATGACTTTTGATGCAGAGGATTTCTTTTTCCCCGGGTGGGCTTTCAAG GAATTGACAAGCGGATCAGCAATGAAAGTTGCAGATAGACGAATGGAAGGAAGAGTGGAAGAAGGAGAGCTGATAAGAGCTCTGAAAACGGCATTCTGGTGCATCCAAGATGAGGTTTCCACGAGACCCTTCATGGGTGAAGTGGTGAAGATGCTGGAAGGAACAGTCGACATTAATACGCCGCCAATGCCACAGACCGTCCTAGAGTTGATTGAAGAAGGGTTGGATCATGTGTACAAGGCCATGAAAAGAGAGTTTAACCAGTTCAGCTCCTTCACCATTACCTCTCATCCATCGTCTCGCGCTACATGCAGTTATTCCACCATGTCACCTAGATGA